Proteins encoded together in one Spirochaeta isovalerica window:
- a CDS encoding TlpA disulfide reductase family protein has translation MKKVLWIIPIFAMLSFLSCSGEEPEGKDGAAETAGQTQPQAAAVAADFDDIEQAMSHSGFDVPADTLPSIDFELMNLQGNLEALSDYRGKVVFLNFWATWCGPCQSEMPAMENVYNELKDEGFVILAVDLAEDKDTVAKFISERNLTFPVLLDTSGKIGGIYEARSIPTTYIIDREGNILGRAVGVRPWEDESFMTLFRQILEL, from the coding sequence ATGAAAAAAGTTCTCTGGATTATACCTATATTTGCCATGTTATCTTTCCTGTCCTGTTCCGGGGAGGAGCCGGAGGGAAAAGACGGTGCGGCGGAAACAGCCGGACAGACTCAGCCTCAGGCGGCTGCAGTTGCGGCGGATTTCGATGATATCGAACAGGCCATGAGCCATTCCGGTTTTGATGTTCCGGCCGATACACTCCCTTCCATCGATTTTGAGCTTATGAACCTTCAGGGGAACCTGGAAGCTCTCAGCGATTACAGAGGGAAAGTCGTTTTTCTCAACTTCTGGGCAACCTGGTGCGGTCCCTGTCAGAGCGAAATGCCTGCCATGGAAAATGTTTACAATGAGCTGAAAGATGAAGGATTTGTCATTCTGGCTGTCGATCTGGCAGAAGATAAGGACACAGTTGCAAAGTTTATAAGCGAGAGGAATCTGACTTTCCCCGTGCTTCTCGACACATCGGGGAAGATCGGCGGTATATACGAAGCCAGATCCATTCCCACAACATATATCATTGACCGGGAAGGAAATATATTGGGCCGAGCTGTCGGCGTCCGCCCCTGGGAGGATGAGTCTTTTATGACCCTCTTCCGGCAGATCCTGGAGTTATAG
- a CDS encoding substrate-binding periplasmic protein, whose translation MKFRTFLLFFCLVISSIIPAEEIRFLYNRNYYPFEFTNEQGKADGFVIDVLFALAREAAYEITFIPGNWKQREEDLYNGDGYFTTGFLNHSSHDSIITSKILFSLPFSLIYRSGISPHSLKDLDGRTPLFSSGDSSEQVLYTYLKPEKVIRTKSWSDAVKALDTGYGDFAIISRIQKDLIIGEYHEKLSVMEEFHLVLPYVIYTTRWDKEKLEKLNNSLSIIRASGEFDRITGKWFAEENPLITASGKKRSLLYLIPAAIACIILLTIYKKRKVRL comes from the coding sequence ATGAAATTCAGAACCTTTTTACTGTTCTTCTGTCTGGTTATCTCCTCCATTATTCCGGCTGAGGAAATACGGTTCCTGTACAACAGAAATTATTATCCTTTTGAGTTTACCAACGAGCAGGGCAAAGCCGACGGGTTCGTCATAGATGTTCTCTTCGCTCTGGCCAGGGAAGCGGCTTACGAAATCACCTTTATTCCGGGAAACTGGAAGCAGAGAGAAGAAGACCTGTATAACGGAGACGGATATTTCACTACGGGATTTCTGAATCATTCTTCCCATGATTCCATCATCACTTCAAAAATCCTCTTTTCCCTCCCCTTCTCCCTGATCTACCGGTCAGGGATTTCACCTCACAGCCTGAAGGATCTGGATGGCAGAACACCTCTCTTTTCATCGGGCGACTCATCGGAGCAGGTACTTTATACCTACCTGAAACCGGAAAAAGTGATCCGCACAAAAAGCTGGTCCGATGCGGTAAAGGCCCTGGACACCGGTTATGGCGACTTCGCGATTATCAGCCGGATTCAGAAAGATCTGATTATCGGAGAATATCATGAGAAACTCTCGGTAATGGAGGAATTTCACCTGGTTCTTCCCTATGTGATATACACGACCCGCTGGGATAAGGAAAAGCTGGAGAAGCTGAATAACAGCCTGTCCATTATCAGAGCTTCGGGAGAATTCGACCGTATAACAGGGAAATGGTTCGCAGAGGAAAACCCTCTCATTACTGCATCGGGAAAAAAAAGATCGCTCTTGTATCTGATTCCCGCGGCAATTGCATGTATTATTTTATTAACGATATATAAAAAGAGGAAGGTACGTTTATGA
- a CDS encoding HU family DNA-binding protein, with protein sequence MSTPIPADVEQHLKSLVTENITLDMMKELWIRKDKLFSDQIALLAMDEVDQLDMDEERGILLLTYSGSLISLGCGEKRTMEYASIKLRSDVPHIIKSEDVSLTSPLIRGSVATFQGGQVQNTSSIYKIVVCREGVSVEEQEKRIREATVFITSSFVHLNRDLTLTEGQSSVDMFNKKEMVRYVAGKNGLSMKQTREIIDDYLVMAETGLLLGKAVSLGNLGKLSLKWKPERKARLGRNPATGEEITIPAKEAHYTPSFRFSSAIKERCEQVEYKET encoded by the coding sequence ATGAGCACTCCCATTCCCGCCGATGTGGAACAACATCTGAAAAGTCTGGTAACGGAAAACATTACACTGGATATGATGAAAGAACTCTGGATAAGAAAGGACAAGCTGTTCAGCGATCAGATAGCCCTGCTGGCCATGGACGAAGTCGATCAGCTCGATATGGACGAGGAAAGAGGTATTCTGCTTCTCACCTATTCAGGATCTCTCATAAGTCTGGGCTGCGGTGAAAAGCGGACAATGGAATACGCCAGCATCAAGCTGAGAAGCGATGTTCCCCATATTATAAAATCCGAAGATGTGTCCCTCACATCTCCTCTGATCAGAGGATCGGTCGCCACTTTTCAGGGAGGACAGGTACAGAATACCTCATCCATTTACAAAATCGTCGTATGCCGGGAAGGCGTATCTGTGGAGGAACAGGAAAAAAGAATCCGCGAGGCGACGGTTTTTATTACCAGCTCTTTTGTACACCTGAACAGAGATCTCACTCTCACGGAAGGACAAAGCTCAGTCGACATGTTCAACAAGAAAGAAATGGTTCGCTATGTCGCCGGCAAGAACGGCCTGTCCATGAAACAGACAAGAGAGATTATTGATGACTATCTGGTCATGGCCGAAACGGGCCTGCTTCTGGGAAAAGCCGTATCGCTTGGGAACCTGGGAAAACTGTCTCTCAAATGGAAACCGGAAAGAAAAGCGAGATTGGGCCGGAACCCCGCAACGGGAGAGGAAATAACAATTCCCGCCAAAGAAGCCCATTACACGCCTTCATTCCGCTTCTCTTCAGCCATTAAAGAGAGATGCGAACAGGTGGAATACAAAGAGACATAA
- a CDS encoding sensor histidine kinase — MSQLQSILLKRRGNIPIRVALIYAFFSTMWIVFSDRTLLAFIDDIEFLTMIQTIKGWFFIAVTTLLIFYLLKREISEVKKMEEALIQSEKMLSISHLATGMANQINNPLAGIVQNAQILRNRLTEEGKSNLKAAEETGVNLAKVIEYAEKREISRILNSIVQSGKNASELIDNMLAFSREGSSENELKDPAALLDATIDLLKQDNRFSAVEIKRDFGEPSLLRCDPQKLKHALFHILTNAMEAAVEPGIEPLVSVKMRVQGKNLEISITDKGAGMSEKMKTHIYEPFFSTKTGAKGMGLAIANFIISEIHKGNISVISGQGQGASFIISLPVQQ, encoded by the coding sequence ATGAGCCAGTTGCAATCCATACTATTAAAGAGGAGAGGTAATATACCTATCCGGGTTGCCCTCATTTATGCTTTTTTTTCCACAATGTGGATAGTTTTCAGTGACAGGACTCTCCTCGCCTTTATCGATGATATTGAATTTCTCACGATGATTCAGACTATAAAGGGGTGGTTTTTTATAGCTGTGACAACTTTGCTGATTTTTTATCTGTTGAAACGGGAAATCAGTGAAGTCAAAAAAATGGAGGAAGCCCTCATTCAGAGCGAAAAGATGCTCAGCATAAGCCATCTTGCCACGGGAATGGCCAATCAGATCAACAATCCTCTGGCCGGAATAGTCCAGAATGCCCAGATTCTCCGGAACAGACTGACCGAAGAAGGTAAATCCAATCTTAAAGCAGCGGAAGAAACGGGTGTCAATCTGGCCAAAGTAATAGAATACGCGGAAAAGCGGGAGATCTCCCGTATCCTCAATTCCATTGTTCAGTCCGGAAAAAACGCTTCTGAACTGATTGATAATATGCTGGCATTCTCCCGCGAAGGGAGCAGTGAAAATGAGCTCAAGGATCCGGCAGCACTATTGGATGCCACGATTGATCTTTTAAAACAGGACAACCGGTTTTCCGCTGTGGAAATCAAACGGGATTTCGGCGAACCTTCTCTGCTCCGATGCGATCCCCAGAAGCTTAAACACGCCCTATTTCATATTCTCACCAATGCGATGGAAGCTGCTGTTGAGCCGGGGATCGAGCCGTTGGTTTCAGTTAAAATGAGAGTCCAGGGAAAAAACCTTGAAATCTCCATTACCGATAAAGGGGCGGGTATGAGTGAAAAAATGAAAACTCATATCTACGAACCCTTCTTTTCGACCAAAACGGGAGCCAAAGGCATGGGGCTTGCCATTGCCAATTTTATAATATCGGAGATCCATAAGGGAAACATATCTGTTATAAGCGGGCAGGGGCAGGGCGCGAGCTTTATCATATCCCTGCCGGTGCAGCAGTAG
- a CDS encoding 1-acyl-sn-glycerol-3-phosphate acyltransferase, translating into MNYDFEKIRAYKDEDLPVVMDRLLKSRWFIRNCRMLLFPGLPGWLNKPFDSGLKLFLTWRLKPIKTTLELHRKIIIDKVVSKVIFKTSDGISFSGLEKLDRTKPYLFVSNHRDIALDPLLVNYILCTNNFHPAEIGFGNNLMFNEPLTDLIRIYGSFIIQRDLPKREKIKAVANLSAYIRFRLQQGRSIWIAQRKGRAKDGFDKTNPSVLKMVYYSARKEGQNFEDFLDSVNLIPVSISYELDPLDRLKAWEVFEIRNKGQHIKWKMEDMTSVIYGMRGDKGRINCSFGDRIKGFKSPAEAAEELDRQIYRSYRLWPTNYIAYDILKGEERYADRYTSWEKVFFLRRFRNMKKEVRTIAMRTYANPVINQTSTIQPSGASTSPS; encoded by the coding sequence TTGAATTACGACTTTGAGAAGATCCGGGCCTATAAAGATGAAGATCTTCCTGTTGTTATGGACCGTCTGCTGAAAAGCCGATGGTTTATCCGCAACTGCAGAATGCTCCTTTTTCCCGGTTTGCCGGGATGGCTCAACAAACCTTTTGACAGCGGGTTGAAACTCTTTCTCACCTGGCGCCTGAAGCCGATCAAAACGACTCTGGAACTCCACAGAAAAATAATAATAGATAAGGTCGTCAGTAAAGTAATTTTTAAAACAAGCGACGGAATCTCCTTTTCCGGACTGGAAAAGCTGGACAGAACGAAACCCTATCTCTTCGTGAGCAACCACCGTGACATAGCCTTGGATCCTTTGCTTGTCAATTACATTTTATGCACGAATAACTTCCATCCGGCGGAGATCGGATTCGGCAATAACCTTATGTTCAATGAGCCCTTAACTGACCTGATCCGCATATACGGCTCATTCATTATCCAGAGAGATCTTCCCAAAAGGGAAAAAATCAAAGCCGTCGCCAATTTGTCAGCCTATATCCGGTTCCGCCTGCAACAGGGGCGTTCGATCTGGATAGCACAGAGAAAGGGACGGGCCAAAGACGGCTTTGACAAGACTAATCCCTCGGTTTTGAAAATGGTCTATTACAGCGCCAGAAAGGAAGGACAGAATTTCGAGGACTTTCTCGATTCGGTCAACCTGATTCCCGTATCCATTTCCTATGAACTGGATCCGCTGGACCGGCTGAAAGCCTGGGAAGTCTTCGAGATCCGGAATAAAGGACAGCATATCAAATGGAAAATGGAAGATATGACCAGTGTTATCTACGGCATGAGGGGGGATAAGGGTCGGATTAATTGTTCTTTCGGCGATAGAATAAAGGGTTTCAAATCACCGGCGGAAGCCGCTGAAGAGCTGGACAGACAGATTTACAGATCCTATCGTTTATGGCCGACCAATTACATTGCCTATGATATCCTTAAGGGCGAAGAGCGGTATGCTGACCGCTACACGTCCTGGGAAAAAGTTTTTTTTCTCAGACGGTTCAGGAATATGAAAAAAGAAGTCCGCACCATTGCGATGCGGACCTATGCCAATCCTGTGATAAATCAGACTTCGACAATCCAGCCTTCCGGCGCTTCCACATCTCCGAGCTGA
- a CDS encoding branched-chain amino acid aminotransferase, protein MSELQNINWSELGFSYIKTDLRYISVWEDGKWDDGKLVEDNQLHISEASTGLHYGQQCFEGLKAYRTKEGKVQLFRPDRNAKRMQESCDRIKMPAPSVEKFIDACKQVVNANLSWVPPYGSGATLYLRPFIFGCGDTIGVKPAPRYIFSVFCMPVGPYFKGGLSPVNFATTGFDRAAPAGTGMAKVGGNYAASLLPHEEAANKGYADCIYLDPSTHTKIEEVGAANFFGITKDNKFITPKSDSILPSITKYSLLHVAKEYLGMETEESDVYIDDLDKFTEAGACGTAAVITPIGGIEHKGHFHVFHSETEVGPVTRKLYDTLVGIQLGDVEAPEGWIVEV, encoded by the coding sequence ATGTCAGAGTTGCAGAACATCAATTGGTCGGAACTGGGATTTTCCTATATAAAGACGGATCTCCGCTATATTTCTGTCTGGGAAGATGGAAAATGGGACGATGGAAAATTGGTCGAAGACAACCAGCTCCACATCAGCGAAGCCTCTACAGGTCTCCATTACGGGCAGCAGTGTTTTGAAGGTTTAAAAGCCTACAGGACTAAAGAGGGAAAGGTCCAGCTTTTCAGACCGGACCGCAATGCGAAGAGAATGCAGGAGTCCTGTGACAGAATAAAAATGCCCGCCCCTTCAGTCGAAAAGTTTATAGACGCCTGTAAACAGGTCGTCAATGCCAATCTGTCGTGGGTTCCGCCTTACGGTTCCGGGGCGACTCTCTATCTCAGGCCATTTATTTTCGGCTGCGGCGATACGATCGGAGTCAAACCGGCGCCCAGATACATTTTCTCCGTTTTCTGTATGCCTGTCGGTCCTTATTTCAAAGGCGGTCTGTCACCGGTAAACTTTGCGACGACAGGTTTTGACCGAGCCGCGCCGGCCGGTACGGGTATGGCCAAAGTCGGTGGAAATTATGCCGCCAGTCTGCTGCCCCATGAGGAAGCCGCCAACAAGGGTTACGCCGACTGTATTTATCTCGACCCGTCGACACATACCAAAATCGAGGAAGTCGGGGCGGCCAACTTTTTCGGCATAACCAAAGATAACAAATTCATTACACCCAAATCGGACTCAATTCTCCCGAGTATCACCAAATACTCTCTGCTCCATGTGGCAAAGGAATATCTGGGGATGGAAACCGAGGAGTCCGATGTCTATATCGATGATCTTGATAAATTCACCGAAGCGGGGGCCTGCGGGACCGCTGCAGTCATCACGCCGATCGGCGGAATCGAGCACAAGGGTCACTTCCATGTGTTCCACAGCGAAACCGAAGTGGGGCCTGTAACCAGAAAGCTTTACGATACCCTTGTGGGCATTCAGCTCGGAGATGTGGAAGCGCCGGAAGGCTGGATTGTCGAAGTCTGA
- a CDS encoding carbohydrate ABC transporter permease yields the protein MSDIVNNSKSSLVWGRVGKIVSYVVFVSWTLITIVPLIWMSYSSLKSNEELTRDIYAFPYELFDNMDDEYTVIRPDLNTIRDYDPKVDKRERICIESNTIAPGRRLMVFFLVKEDMPPEIQNLKIGDTVTVRDLPGSIRRYINRKTMRFNYESAFIRGGLAGKFANSIIYASVSTFLIILLGSMTAFAISKMQFAKLSKILMIVYGLGYLISIPSLIIPLFLMMTKVGLIDTHLGLILVYVAFGMPLAVLLSSQFMQGLPSSLVESAYIDGASVFRTFWSIILPMTTPVIITISILSALGIWNEFLLVLVLASSEFTKSLPVGVYSFSSLTGTQLGWQLAALVIATLPAMIVYFTFNQRLTNGVVAGAVKE from the coding sequence ATGAGTGATATTGTCAACAACAGCAAATCATCCCTGGTCTGGGGGAGAGTCGGAAAAATTGTCTCCTATGTTGTATTTGTCTCCTGGACACTTATTACAATTGTCCCCCTTATCTGGATGTCCTACAGCTCTCTGAAATCAAATGAAGAGCTGACGAGAGATATTTATGCATTTCCCTATGAATTGTTCGATAACATGGACGATGAATATACGGTTATCAGACCGGACCTCAATACTATCCGGGATTACGATCCCAAAGTGGATAAAAGAGAGAGAATCTGTATCGAATCCAACACAATCGCACCGGGGCGGAGACTTATGGTTTTCTTCCTGGTCAAAGAGGACATGCCCCCTGAGATTCAGAACCTGAAGATAGGGGACACTGTTACGGTTCGGGATCTTCCCGGGAGTATCAGACGTTACATAAACCGGAAAACCATGCGGTTCAATTACGAGTCGGCTTTTATCCGGGGCGGACTGGCGGGAAAATTCGCGAACAGCATTATTTATGCATCGGTTTCCACTTTCCTGATCATTCTGCTGGGATCGATGACCGCTTTCGCCATAAGTAAGATGCAGTTTGCCAAACTGTCAAAAATTCTTATGATCGTATACGGTCTGGGTTACCTTATAAGTATACCTTCGCTGATTATTCCCCTTTTCCTCATGATGACCAAAGTCGGATTGATCGACACACATCTGGGATTGATCCTGGTCTATGTCGCTTTCGGAATGCCACTGGCGGTTCTTCTTTCCTCCCAGTTTATGCAAGGTTTGCCAAGCAGTCTCGTCGAGTCGGCTTATATTGACGGAGCGTCGGTATTCCGGACTTTCTGGAGTATCATTCTCCCCATGACAACGCCCGTTATCATAACCATCAGTATTCTCAGCGCTCTGGGAATCTGGAATGAGTTCCTTCTGGTTCTCGTTCTGGCCAGTTCCGAGTTCACCAAATCGCTGCCGGTTGGAGTTTACTCCTTCTCCAGCCTGACAGGAACGCAGCTCGGATGGCAGCTCGCAGCGCTTGTCATCGCGACTCTTCCCGCCATGATCGTTTACTTCACGTTCAATCAGCGGCTGACCAACGGAGTCGTGGCCGGCGCAGTCAAAGAGTAA
- a CDS encoding carbohydrate ABC transporter permease: MNQRDRKALMFYIGMVAPGLAIYLSIVAYPVFYSVWLSFTDFNPNAGGVGNFMGLFHYKAMLDNPEFWHSLKNNMIVVAVSVFGQIPIGFILAYILYRKMVRAEKFFQSMVFLPQFLSTIVIGILWKRLFVADGPVSTIMQLATGDPSAQFDLMLRAETVMIPIGIALIWMYTGFYMVIFLANLQKMNVNMIEAAKIDGATEPQIFGRIILPLLTGTIIVSSVLAIAGSLKGFDLIFAMTTQGLQRDNASVLPIYMYETAFRDYSNPMRFAYGAAISNAIVAISIVMIGISNWIGKHMSQDEVY, translated from the coding sequence TTGAATCAACGTGATCGTAAGGCGTTAATGTTTTATATTGGGATGGTCGCCCCCGGCCTTGCAATCTACTTGTCTATTGTAGCCTATCCCGTTTTTTATTCCGTATGGCTCAGTTTTACGGATTTTAATCCCAACGCAGGCGGCGTGGGAAATTTCATGGGATTGTTCCATTATAAAGCCATGTTGGACAATCCCGAATTCTGGCATTCTCTGAAGAATAATATGATCGTTGTCGCTGTGTCAGTGTTCGGTCAGATTCCCATAGGTTTTATTCTGGCCTATATTCTCTACAGAAAGATGGTAAGGGCGGAGAAGTTTTTTCAGTCAATGGTTTTTCTCCCTCAGTTCCTTTCCACAATCGTTATCGGTATTCTCTGGAAACGGCTTTTCGTTGCCGACGGCCCCGTTTCCACAATCATGCAGCTTGCGACCGGTGACCCTTCAGCTCAGTTCGATCTTATGCTCAGGGCTGAAACCGTTATGATACCCATAGGTATCGCTCTCATCTGGATGTACACGGGCTTTTATATGGTTATTTTCCTGGCCAACCTCCAGAAAATGAATGTAAATATGATTGAAGCGGCTAAAATCGACGGAGCCACCGAGCCGCAGATCTTCGGAAGAATCATTCTTCCCCTTCTTACCGGAACTATCATTGTTTCATCGGTTCTGGCCATCGCCGGATCGCTGAAAGGATTTGACCTGATATTCGCTATGACTACACAGGGACTTCAGAGAGACAACGCCTCTGTTCTTCCCATTTATATGTACGAAACGGCATTCCGGGATTATTCCAACCCCATGAGGTTCGCTTACGGGGCTGCCATTTCCAACGCCATCGTTGCCATAAGCATCGTTATGATCGGTATAAGCAACTGGATCGGAAAACACATGAGCCAGGACGAGGTATACTGA
- a CDS encoding ABC transporter substrate-binding protein — translation MKKAVMLLMISALVAGSLFANGQQEAAADETIVLKVMGYGDNSNQEGISWKRIVETFEAENPNIDIQDELLYDEAYHQKVTARLASGDVPHVAYMGADARWGAPWKEAGQQYDMTKDIDTAQYDINLIPKMGPKGERYYIPMGTSNMTTVLYMNKNLVESMGFSQPKTYEDLVAMVPAAKAAGIDVVSIDGADGWAWGSCLMSALVARTTGDLNFVSKAVAGEKSFTDEGFVAALALIERMVKDGVISEKSVLVDYGTNTSNFNNEKALFMVQGQWAAGSIENPNVKDDMVLMAWPKMPGEKAAANNTVAAAWQVGYGITKDGASDPAVLDAAVKFINFFNSEAEVEQRLRDGAIVAPILKGYVTPSDLPNAVTQKVLLAQSAVECEVIDAFLTGDPNDALNTGMQKIASGLATPAEVAAEVEALARK, via the coding sequence ATGAAAAAAGCGGTAATGTTACTTATGATTTCAGCTCTTGTTGCTGGATCTCTCTTTGCCAACGGACAGCAGGAAGCAGCTGCCGATGAAACTATTGTACTCAAAGTTATGGGTTATGGAGACAACTCCAACCAGGAAGGTATCAGCTGGAAGAGAATCGTTGAGACTTTCGAAGCGGAAAATCCCAATATCGACATTCAGGACGAGCTCCTCTACGATGAAGCATATCATCAGAAAGTTACAGCAAGACTCGCTTCCGGCGATGTTCCCCACGTAGCTTACATGGGTGCTGATGCCAGATGGGGCGCTCCCTGGAAAGAAGCCGGACAGCAGTACGATATGACTAAAGATATCGATACGGCTCAGTACGACATCAACCTCATTCCCAAAATGGGACCCAAAGGTGAGAGATACTACATTCCTATGGGAACTTCCAACATGACAACTGTTCTCTACATGAACAAAAATCTTGTTGAATCCATGGGATTTTCTCAGCCCAAGACTTATGAAGACCTGGTAGCCATGGTTCCCGCTGCAAAAGCTGCAGGAATTGATGTTGTTTCCATCGATGGTGCTGACGGCTGGGCATGGGGTTCCTGTCTTATGTCTGCTCTCGTAGCAAGAACTACCGGTGATCTCAATTTCGTATCCAAAGCTGTTGCAGGCGAAAAATCATTCACAGATGAAGGATTCGTCGCTGCTCTGGCTCTGATCGAAAGAATGGTAAAAGACGGAGTTATCTCTGAAAAATCTGTTCTCGTTGATTACGGTACAAACACATCAAACTTCAACAACGAAAAAGCTCTGTTCATGGTTCAGGGACAGTGGGCTGCCGGTTCTATCGAAAACCCCAATGTTAAAGACGACATGGTTCTTATGGCATGGCCCAAAATGCCCGGTGAAAAAGCTGCTGCAAACAACACTGTTGCTGCCGCATGGCAGGTTGGATACGGTATAACCAAAGATGGTGCTTCCGATCCCGCGGTTCTTGACGCCGCTGTCAAGTTCATCAACTTTTTCAACAGCGAAGCTGAAGTTGAGCAGAGACTGAGAGACGGTGCCATCGTTGCTCCTATCCTCAAAGGATATGTGACTCCTTCAGACCTTCCCAATGCTGTAACACAGAAAGTTCTTCTCGCACAGAGTGCTGTTGAATGTGAAGTTATCGACGCTTTCCTTACCGGAGATCCCAACGACGCGCTTAACACTGGAATGCAGAAAATCGCTTCCGGACTGGCTACTCCTGCAGAAGTTGCTGCTGAAGTTGAAGCTCTGGCAAGAAAATAA